The proteins below come from a single Malus domestica chromosome 03, GDT2T_hap1 genomic window:
- the LOC103429606 gene encoding (-)-germacrene D synthase-like: MFNKFKDDDGKFKESLVNDVIGLLSLYEATQLRVHGEDILEEALTFTTTHLKSVENRLSSPLSKLVTHALYKPFWKGNPRLEARRYLSIYQEDDSHNETLLTFAKLDFNLLQQVHQKELSEISRWSKDLDFVSKLPFARDRIVESYLWGLGCYFEPQYDFARMTLSKVIGLIVGIDDIYDVYGTFEELELFTEAVERWDISAMDRLPQYMKVCYQAMLDSYTEMEEKLRNEGNLYRIHYAREAVSLTNISKRLVIII, translated from the exons ATGTTCAACAAGTTTAAGGACGATGATGGCAAATTTAAGGAGTCACTTGTCAATGATGTCATCGGACTATTAAGCTTGTACGAAGCAACACAGCTAAGGGTACACGGTGAGGATATACTAGAAGAGGCATTAACCTTCACCACCACTCATTTGAAGTCGGTAGAAAATCGTTTGAGCTCCCCGCTTTCGAAACTCGTAACTCATGCATTGTACAAGCCATTTTGGAAGGGCAACCCAAGGCTAGAAGCAAGGCGTTACTTGTCCATTTACCAGGAAGACGATTCACATAATGAAACTCTCTTAACTTTTGCAAAGTTGGATTTCAATCTCTTGCAGCAAGTCCATCAGAAAGAACTAAGTGAAATTTCAAG GTGGTCGAAGGACTTGGATTTTGTAAGCAAACTACCTTTTGCAAGAGACAGAATTGTTGAGAGCTACCTTTGGGGGTTAGGGTGCTACTTTGAACCTCAATATGACTTTGCTCGGATGACATTAAGCAAAGTAATTGGCCTTATTGTGGGTATTGATGACATCTATGATGTCTATGGCACATTTGAAGAACTAGAGCTCTTTACTGAAGCTGTTGAGAG GTGGGATATCTCTGCCATGGATCGTCTGCCACAGTACATGAAAGTTTGCTATCAGGCAATGTTGGATTCATACACAGAAATGGAAGAAAAGCTCCGAAATGAGGGGAACTTATATCGCATCCACTATGCTAGAGAAGCAGTAAGTCTCACTAACATTTCCAAGCGGCTAGTTATTATCATATGA